The nucleotide sequence GTAGACGGGGTGCTCCTGGCCCGCGAGGTGGCGAGCGTAGTACCAGTAGTGGCCCTGGCGGTAGGGCGCCGACGTGTCGGTCTCCTTGACCCGCCCGCGCAGTTCCTGGAAGAGGCGCTCCTGGAGGTCCTTGGTGTGGGCCATGACCGCCGCGGCGTAGTCGTTTTCGGCGCGCAGGTGGGCGAGGACTTCGGGGTTGTCGCGCTCCCGCAGCCAGAAGTAGGGATCGACCCGCTCATGCCCGTGCGGCGCCTTGATCGTGAACGGGCGCTCGGGCGCGCGGGGGGGCTCGGGCGGCCCCTGCGCGGCCGCGCCGGATGCGGGAAGCGACGTGCCGCCCATCACCAGGGCCGCGACCAGCAGCGGAAATCCACGATGCACCTTACCAGCCATGAAGGATTCTAGCTCGCGAGCCGGAGCGGGCGGCGGCTCCCCTTGTCACGCGCGTCCCGGCCAAAGCTGCGTAAGTCATGCTGCTCATGAGGCGATATCTCCTCCGAGCGTCCCCGTCCTAAGGCGTGGGGTAGTTGGGGTAAAAGAGGGATAATCGCATGCGTCTCCGGCCGCGGCATTGCCTGGTCGCCTTGATCGCCGTCTTGTCGCTGGCAGGTTGTGGCGTGGGCAAGCCGCAGAATCTGCGGGACCAGGCTTGGGGCGGGTCGGGCGTCGGTGCCAGGGCCCTCCAACCCAAGCAGATTCGCGTCGTGCCGATCGAGCGCAACCGCGCTTCCGCCACTTTGCCCAACTTCCAGGAAGGCGTTCTGCTGGCCTCGTTCATGGGTGACGGGGCCGACGGCAACGAGCTCAGATTCGCGGCCTCGCTCGGCGGACCGGTGGCGGACGCGTTGCAGCGCACCGCAGCGACTCGTACCTGGCGCCCCCCCGCAGGAAGGGGCCTGGCAATGGCTCGCCCCCAGGCACGGGTGGCCTTCGAAGCCTGGCTGGCCCAGCGCAGTCGGCACCTGCTCCCCGGGGCCCGCCCCTGGCGCGGACGGGCACCTGCCCGGCAGCCGCAACTGGATGATCGCCAGACTTTCTTCATCTGGGAGCAGGTGAAAAACGACAAGGGCGAGATGGAAAGCCAGCGCAAGCCATACAGTGCTCGGCTCGAAGAAATCACCGCCCGTACTTACTTTTACGTCGATGAACGTTACCTGGAGGGCGATATCGCCACGCTGGCACCTTCGCTGCGAGAAATCGGCAAGCATTTCGAGGAAGTGGCCATCCCCGCCGACACGAAGTACTTCGGGGATTACCCCTTGCCGCCCAACGACGTGGATGGCGACCCGCGTCTGACTGTCCTGTTCACCAAGATGCCGGAAGGGGTCGGGGGCTACTTCAACCCCGGCGATGCCTTCAAGGAAGAGGTCTCCAACGCCCGCGACATGCTCTACATGAGTGCCGACGCGCTAAAGGCCGGCTCGCTGTCCTGGATCAAAGCCACGCTCATCCACGAGCTGTACCACATGATCAACTTCAACCACAAATGGGTCAAACCCGTGCTCCAAGGGGGAGTGCCGGCCAACGAACGCCCCTTCCTCAACGAGGGCATCGCGGTCCTGGCCGAACAACTGGGCGGCTTCGGCCTGCCCGCGCAGGAAGAGAGCGCCTTCTTCTTCGTCCACGAGTATCTGGCCCAGAACCCCTCGGCCCAGTTGACCGCCGACAACGCCTCTCCCGAAGGGCGCTACAAGTACGGCTCGGGTTACCTGTTCAACCTCTACCTGCTGGAGCAATACGGTCCCGAAGTCCTCCGCAAGCTGACCCAGAGCCCGAAGGCCGGTATCGAGAATGTCGAGATGGCCACCGGCCGGCCTTTCGCCGACATCTTCCGCGACTGGGCCATCACCCTTTACGCTTCCGGCTACAGTGCCGACCCTCGCTACAACTACAAATCCATCAACCTGCGGCAGAAGTTCCGGTGGTCCAACGGCGCCGAAACCCAGCTCGATGGCCTCGCGCCGCTCGACGTGGCCGAGTTCCCCGACATTCAGGCAATCAAGGCCCAACCGTGGTCCATCATCCCCATCCGCTTCCTGGCGCCCGGCCCCGGCCAGTCGTTGACGATCAGCCTCACGGGCAGCAACTGGGCAGGTCTGCAAGCCACGGTGCTGGATGCGGCCACCCTGCGGGAACCTTGATGACCGGCCGGATGGTTCTCCGAGATCATCGCGGCCCCCGATGGCGGCCGCCGATCGGGGAGGGCGCGGGCGCCAGGAGTGCCTAAGCGCCAGCCGACTGGCTCCAGGCCGTCGGGAACGCCGCGTAGAACGCGGCGGCCCGCACCAGGTGTTCGACCGGGCACTGATCGTCCACGCTGTGCGCGTAGATCTCGTTGGCCGGGCCGAAGCCGATGGTGGGGATGCCGAACATGCCGCAGGTGATGGTGCCGTTGGTCGAGAAGATCCACTTGTCCACCACCGGTTCGGCCTCGTTGGCCACGCGGGCCGCGACGACGCCGGCCTGCACGGCCGGGTGATCCTGGGCGACCACCCACGACGGGTAGTACTTCTTGGTCGGGTAGACCAGGCCGGTGTAAGCCGTCTCGGCGTAGTCCAGCACGGCCACCTCGGCACCCGCGGCCTTGACCGCCGGCAGGTCCTGGATCTGCTTGACGGCGAACTCCAGGTCCTCACCCACGGTGAGCCGGCGATCGAGGTGGATGGTGCAGGAGTCGGCCACCGCGCACAGCGACGGCGAAGTGGAGCGGACGTCGCTGATGGTCACCGAGCCCTTGCCGAGGAACGGATCGGCCCCGGCCGCCAGATCCTCGTTGAGTTGCTCGACCGCGGCGATGATGGGCGCCATCTTGTAGACCGCGTTGACGCCGCGTTCGGGCGCGCTGCCATGGCACGACACGCCCTTCGTGCGCACGGTGATCTCCATGCGGCCGCGATGGCCGCGGTAGACCGCGAGGTTGGTCGGCTCCGTGCTGACCACGACTT is from Candidatus Tanganyikabacteria bacterium and encodes:
- a CDS encoding YgeY family selenium metabolism-linked hydrolase, which gives rise to MPVETKQVNWTDAALQAEVRAAARNYQDHMVKFLRDMIAIPSESCHEERVIARIKQEMEEAGFDEIKIDGLGNILGRVGSGPRVIAMDAHIDTVGVGDPEAWKVDPYQGDLKDGVIYGRGASDQEAGMAAMVWGAKIIKDLDLAGDCQIWVTGTVMEEDCDGLCWQYILREKVLAPEVVVSTEPTNLAVYRGHRGRMEITVRTKGVSCHGSAPERGVNAVYKMAPIIAAVEQLNEDLAAGADPFLGKGSVTISDVRSTSPSLCAVADSCTIHLDRRLTVGEDLEFAVKQIQDLPAVKAAGAEVAVLDYAETAYTGLVYPTKKYYPSWVVAQDHPAVQAGVVAARVANEAEPVVDKWIFSTNGTITCGMFGIPTIGFGPANEIYAHSVDDQCPVEHLVRAAAFYAAFPTAWSQSAGA